CCCGAACTGCCCGCCGTGATCGCCGAGTGGGATGCCGCGCTCGCCCGGGTGGGGCGCACGTTGTTGCGCCATTGGGCCGTCGCGCTGGGCAATCCGGCCGACGTGTTCGACGAGGCGTTCGCAGGCACCCCGGCCACGCTGATCAAGATCGTCCGGTATCCCGCGCGGGCCGAGACGTCACAGGGCGTCGGGGCCCATCGCGACGCCGGGGTGCTCACGCTGCTGCTGGCCGAGCCCGGCAGCGGTGGCCTGCAGGTCAGGACGTCCGACGGGGTGTTCATCGACGTCGACCCGGTGCCGGGGGCGTTCATCGTGAACATCGGCGAGATGCTGGAGATCGCCACCGGCGGCTACCTGCGCGCCACCGAACACCGGGTGCAGGTCGACCCCGGCAGGTCCGGGTCCGAGCGCTTCTCGGTGCCCTATTTCTTCAATCCGCGGCTCGATGCGGCCATCCCGGTGTTGACGCTGCCCGACGACCTGGCCGCGCAGGCCAGGGGCGTGACCGCGGATCCGTCCAACGACCGCATCTACTCGGTGTACGGGCGCAATGCCTGGAAGAGCCGTGTGCGGGCCCACCCGGATGTGGCCGCGGCACATGGCTACGTGTGAAGATGGAGATGTTATGAGCGCAACAGACCTGAGTCCGACCTCGCTCCGCGAAGCGTTCGGGCATTTCCCGTCCGGTGTCATCGCGATCGCGGCGGAGGTGGACGGCACCCGGGTCGGGCTGGCTGCCAGCACGTTCGTCCCGGTGTCCCTGGAGCCGCCGCTGGTGGCGTTCTGTGTGCAGAACTCCTCGACCACCTGGCCCAAGCTCAAGGATCTGCCGTCGCTCGGCATCAGCGTCCTCGGCGAAGCGCACGACACCGCCGCCCGCACCCTGGCCGCCAAGACCGGTGACCGGTTCGCCGGCCTGGAGACCGAATCACGCGACAGCGGCGCGGTCTTCATCAACGGCACGAGCGTCTGGTTGGAGAGCGCGATCGAGCAACTCGTGCCTGCGGGCGATCACACCATCGTCGTCC
This region of Mycolicibacterium goodii genomic DNA includes:
- a CDS encoding flavin reductase family protein; translated protein: MSATDLSPTSLREAFGHFPSGVIAIAAEVDGTRVGLAASTFVPVSLEPPLVAFCVQNSSTTWPKLKDLPSLGISVLGEAHDTAARTLAAKTGDRFAGLETESRDSGAVFINGTSVWLESAIEQLVPAGDHTIVVLRVSDIVINEAVPPIVFHRSAFRKLGA
- a CDS encoding isopenicillin N synthase family dioxygenase, with translation MAIRTLDVADGLADDGGVTALRTALPVVDLGTGHRTDAASLRDRLRRVAHEVGFFHLVGHGVPDELVDRVRTAARRLFALPQADKDAIAMVNSPHFRGYTRLGGELTGGRVDWREQIDIGPELAALDDPAEPYLRLQGPNQWPAALPELPAVIAEWDAALARVGRTLLRHWAVALGNPADVFDEAFAGTPATLIKIVRYPARAETSQGVGAHRDAGVLTLLLAEPGSGGLQVRTSDGVFIDVDPVPGAFIVNIGEMLEIATGGYLRATEHRVQVDPGRSGSERFSVPYFFNPRLDAAIPVLTLPDDLAAQARGVTADPSNDRIYSVYGRNAWKSRVRAHPDVAAAHGYV